The genomic DNA CATTTTGGCATGGCATTACATTATGCACCTTTCTTTGTTTTATAGAACTGAGCATGTGTTTGTTGTCTCAGCAACTTTTTTATTGTTTCACTTTTCCTTGTGCAAGCAGATTTGATTCTAGGAACTCTGTGTTGGAATGGTCTATTCTCCTTATCGATCAGTCAAACCGCAGGTCTGAAATATTTGAATATTGACGATCATGGTTATAATTCTATTTTGTAGCTTCTTGCGTCTTAACTATTGCTTTCTGTACCGTTTGCAGTGGTTCCATGGAATTTGTTGTTCCCCCAGCTGACCCATCATCATTTTTCCCCATCTCTGTTGGGTTTTCTGCATCAAGTACTTTCAGTGATTTGAAGGTCGGTTCCCAGTTCCCACATACTGATCGATTGAGCCCACTCAAGTTTGGTATCTCCCTTTTCGTACCTTGTTAATTGTCTTCCCTTGAAACTTTTCAGGTTGCTGGAATCCTTCCTTTAAAGGAAGGCAACCCTCCGAAGTTTTCACAGCGGGCTCGTTTGCTCACTGCTAACTATCAAGTAGTTTAAATGCTCTTATCAAGGTTGAGTTGTTTCACTTGAATGCTTCAATGGCACTTGCTTGTCATATAATGTGTTTTTTTTGTCATGAACTTCTGCGGGCCGAGGCGTTGAAAATCATTTTGTATTTAGTGCTCTCTTTCTGCCCTTTTCATGTGTGGCATGTTGCACAAATTGATGCTGATATTTGTACGGAGAAAATGATGTGATGTAATTTTACTGAGAAATAAGTGCTCGAGTTCATACTTGTCAGCTTCACCTCAGGGAGGTACACACCAGGAACTCACCCAAGAACACTAGAACATAGTGGATTGATACTGCTGTAATTATGCAGCTTGTCTGGTCTTTCGTCGACTATAAGAAGTTGATTGAGAACTACATTATGGAAGTGATAGCCTCCTAATTAATGCAGGATCGATTTTAAAATCAAACATATATCACCTAATAAGAGAAGTGCATATGTGTTGATTTTAAGGTCAAACACATATATCGCCCATTGGTTTTTAATAAATAAGCCAATATGTGCAACATGCTGAAAGTACTTTGCAGGGAGgattctccctccctccctcaccctCTCATTTTTAGCATGTTGCAGAAATTGATGTTAAGATGTATTGCTACCTGAGAAATAAGATCATGAGTTCTTGCATTTCGTTTGCCCACAGATTTGTACCGCGGCTACCACCCTTTTTCCCTCTTTGAGAATGATGTTTCCAGGATCAGGTATGGGTTGCCTGGGGGTTAGGCTTGGGACCTGAGCCCAAGCCTGGCCTTGAGTAATGCAATCTGGTCCTGTGTTTGGCCTTTCCATCTTCCTTTGCCCAACTATGGGTGCCTTATTAGGCTTCAATTCCATGCCGTCAAGCACTCATGCTATCTAGGGAGGTTCCTATGACGCATTGGTACTTGAGCACTCCTCGCTTCTGCTATTTGGACAGCTGCGGCTGCAGCAGCTGGTACATGCCAGTCGATCGGCTGCAGCCAAGCATCTTTCTTTCCCCATTCAGTCTGGGCATCTAGCAGCAGCTGTGCGTTTTACTGTAGCAGCTGCTGTCCGGCTGCAGGGCAGCCCACTGATTTTTTGTGTGTGCTAGCTTGCTAGGTAAGCCATGATAGGAGGCCTCTTTTGCATTGCATTAGTATAGCATTTCGTTTTTACATATATGGAACCAAGCATGGTACACCACATcatacacacacacagagagagagagagagagaaactagTTACTAAATATTTGTTCTTCCTTCTCCCGCCCTTGATCCCATCTAGCTAAGCCTTCTGCTGGTGCTTGCACTAGAGACGATGTCATCAAGAAGATACAACTCATGACCAAATCCCTCAAGTTTCGGCATATCACAAGGAAATGGAACATGATCTGTAGTAGAAGTAGCGGTAGGAGAAGGTGCTGGGTCTTTGTTCATAAAGATATCCTCCCAAAACTCAATCAGCAAGGAGTCATCGGCCATGTCAACTTCATCCCAGTTGATATTGCTGCTATACCCACTTACATTAGCTATAGTAGAAACTTCCGCATCTAAGCTTCCATGTTGATTTTGACCATCATTGACACCAGTTGTAGCTTCAGGGTCAATGCCATCAGTACCATGAGCATGTATGTCATTTTTTATCTGTGCAACCTCTGGTTTCATATGATTTAAACAAGTAGCAATGGGGCCACTGTTATTAGCAATTGGTGAAGGGGATGAGCATTGCAAAGCAGATGAACCTCCATCTTGAGTAACAACATTGCTAGTGTTAGCATAACCAACACAATCTGAAGAAGTAGAAGCAATTGTGCTTATGTAGCGGTTATTTGGAATATTTGGCTGTGCACTTGGAGGTACTGGTAGAGGGGTCGTCACACCTAAAATATCAACATTGTTGCTGATGTTATTCCTAAGGAACACCATTCTTCCACTCACAATGGGTGCAGGTGTGATTGTTGTTGGCATCAAGGGATATGGTTCCTGTGGTACACATGTCAAGGATAAAGGCACACGACAACCTGTTTTTGGTGACAAAGGAGGAGAAATGTGAACACAGGTGGAATGTCCTACAGATTGAGGAATAAATTGTGGCATTTGGTACTGATCGGAAGGAAGGTGGGTGGGTGTTGATGGTTTATCTATCAACAAATGATGGTGCTTCTTAATAGGCTTTGAACGAAGAGAAGAGTTGTACTCCTCTAGATCAGTGGGTAGaacattattaaaaaaatcataggGCTCAATGGAGGCAACAGCATCAGCAATATCAGAGTCCAGTATGACGCCACGGTCTTGGGAATGGGCACACATCCAAGCACGGAATGAAAGTTCTTgcacaaagatctcacacacctTTGTTAGGAAGGATGGAGTGTCAAATCTCATCATAATTTTACCCTTGTTAGCACTAATAACTTTCTTGAGACGTCTCATGGGGATTGCATGCTTGCTGAAGTCCTCGATTGCCTCAATTTCTTCTTGTTTCTTTCTCCAAAACTCACGTATCATCTGTTGCTTAGACTCTAGCGCGGGCTTCTTTGAGGATGCATGAATGTCAATAGCATGATCCATTTCTTTTGTACCTAAATGTATGGGACACACTAGAGTTACTGCTTACTCTTGATACATGGAACATGAGACAACTTTGCAAGACAACATTTATTCTTGAAGTAGATGATATAAGATACTGAAACCAATTTTCTACACAAACTAGTTGTGAGAGAAGTAAGATAGAGGTTGTACCTTAACTGAGTAGAACTCTGGAAGAACTAAATAGCTAGAACTCTTAAAACACAAATGGTGATCGATGAGGATGGGAATATACTGTACGATGGAGGGGTTTTTAAAGGGACCCAAGAGGTCAGATTTTGTTGAGGTTGTTGCTTGCTGATTGATTTCTTATGGCTTTTTGCTATTATTTTTAGCTATATATGCGCCTTTTCCACCGTCTTCTCAAAAAGGGTTTAGGCCTCACATTGTTGAACCATCCATCCCATATATTTTTCAAGCAAATAATTCAGTGTGGCAGCACATTCAAGCATCAGTTCACACTTGATGCATTTCAAGCATCTTTGCTTTATAATATCCTCTAGCTATAGTCGGTTTGTCGTTTACCAACCATCTTTAGGCTTTTCTATCAATGGTTGCTTCAATAAAGATAAGAGTACCCAACAACTTTCCCAGATATTACTCGTGTACATATGCATGACAACTACAATGATAAAGTGGGTGAGAGTACTTCTAGGGAAAAAAAGGGAAGTCAGATTAAGAATTTTACAGGGATCCTCAACTGCTCGGACTTGGCGCATACTCCGAATTTTTAGAAGCCTcaaattgctagtcctaaagtttagtacagggttgtttggatggactactaaTCTTTAGGACCTTAGAGGGAAAATATCATTTTAACTTctcaattactcctctaaactacccCTGTTCACATCATGCAAGGGCAATAGGGGTAAAGGGGGATTTGGGGACTATTTTtaggagaaataggatccattAGGACCCCTTgatcctcctaatgaaaatgatcctcctaaaatttaggagtgcacttttaggattcatatttggatgcacaagtTCTAAAACTATCTTAAAAAGTGGACACCTACAGATGTATCAAACAGGGCCGCATCAACAAGTTTCGGAGTCGCACGCGCGGGGCACAAAATTCGGAGTCGGCGCCGAGTCCGAGCCCCAAAGGTTGTCCGTGTCGTGGATCTTGTCATGTATGCGCAGATATAGGAATACGTACGGTTTGTCCACGAGAAATCCATCGATCCACCCAATTGCAACATGGCCGCATCATCaactgacgccgccgccgccgcaccccagTGGCCGGACCTCCCGCCGGAGCTGCTCCGTGAAATCTCCGGCCGTCTCGACGCCGGGGCCGACCTGGTTCGTTTCCTCACCGTCTGCAGATCGTGGCGCGACGCGCACGCCGATCGCCCGCCCCGCTTCCCGCCGTGGCAGGACCTCCCGCCGGGGGTGCTCCGCAACATCTCCGGCCGCCTCCACGCCGCGGCCGACTTCGCCCGCTTTCACGCCGTCTGCTGGCCGTGGCACGCCGCGCTCGGCCGCCCGCCCCGCTTCCTGCCGTGGCTCGTGGCgccgtccgaccccgacgccgccggcgaccagcGGTGCCGCTGCGTCTTCTCCGGGACGAGCTCCCGCGCGCTGGGCATCTGCGTCCGGGACAGGCGGGTCGCGTGCGCCGACGGCACGGCGGCGTGGGTGGTCAGCATCGGCCACGAGACCAGCCTCGTTGACCCTCTCACCTCCGTCCGCCGGCCCTTCTCCCGCGAGGACGCCAACGGCGAGTGGCCGGATCGCACCCACCGCACCGTCTCCGTCGACGGCTCCATCTTCTTGTACGACTTCAAAACATGGCAGCCCGGCTCTTGGCTGCCACCGGGCGTCGTAGACCATCCGTACTCGAGTCTCCGCGGAGCCTTACTTTGCCCCGGCGATCAAGAGTGGACGTTTGTATACGGTGGTCTGAGTACTgaccgctgctgcgccgccgtcAACTTCTACGGCTACATCGTGTGCGTGGACTTGGCGAACTGCTACGTCATCGACGACGCGCAGTTGGAGCTACCGGACGTGCCCGCAGGCAAGGTACGCCGGTGCAGCTACCTCTTGGAGTCGACCGACGACGAACTTCTGCTGGCCAGCGTCCTTCAAGACGCCGCCGGCACGCCCGATGACCTGACGGTGACGCTGCACGTGCTGTACCCGTTGGCAGAGGAGGACAACGGCGACGAGGGGCCTCTGGTGTTGGAATCACTTAGGAGGGACGATGACTTGAGCCTGCTCGGTGAGGATGTCATGTTCCTGGGTTTCCCGGGCAGCTTCGCCGTAGAAGCCGACACGTTCGGCGGGGAGTTGAGCGGCGGCACAGCCTACTTCGTCATCGACAACAACTCGGCCGGCGGGCAGGGGGCTTtggggtcgccggcggcggcgccatcatGCAGCGTGTACAGGTACAGCTTCCACGACGGCGTGGCGACGCTGGTGGAGACGCTGCCGGCCGGATGGAACGACGCGAGGTGCATGTGGTTCCTGCCCCAGCCCAACATATCTCGAATCCCTGCGCGGAGGAGTCGGAAGTGTCCGGGAGCTCCGGTGAGGATTTACGTCGGCGATCTGTCCCCGAAGGTGGATAGCTACCGGCTGCGAGAGATGTTCAGCGTGTACGGTAAGGTGGCCAGCGCAAGAGTCGCGTACGACAATCGTGGCAGGTCACGAGGGTTCGGGTTCGTGACCATGGCCACGCACAAGGGATTCCACAAGGCCATGGCTGCTCTCAACGCCGTGGAGAAGCCAGTCCACCGCTTCACGATCTTGCATGGGTTTATCGCGCTCCTAATTCTTTTGTTGATTTTCGCATTATTTTATTTAGCGTTTAGGggccttagagcaactccaagaggctgctaaaaatttcttccccaaaacgagGTATTGGGAGTTCTCCTAAAAAATTTTCCttcaaaaacatatcaacccacagcagaacgctaaaaactacccccaataattcaaaacaggccacgtcatcatatTAGGCTCCTAAtccgtttctttttttttacaccACCGTGATCAGAACCTGTCGCCAGCCCATTTTTGTTCAGCTTCCTGCCCGCAAGCATCAGCCACCAGCCACTCGAGGCCCTTGGAACCGGTCAGAGTCGGTCTCGCCATGAGGTTATGTACAGATAAAGCTGTTGGAAAAATGGCCAAAGCACAAATGTCAAGCATTTTCACCGCATTGCTACAAGCCAGCCTACAACCATCAATGGTCGCCAGAATAAGCCTGAATACCTGATGCCTTCCTAGCTACTAGCTTGACTCACTGCAATATACATGGACAATCCATCTAAAAAAACTTCAACAATCAGCTTAAAAGTCTCACTGCAAGCTTCCACTGCAACTACAAAATTATAAGCTCAAGACAAACAAAATTTTGGATGGTGCAATGGATTCTGACATGGAATCAAGGGATAAGCTAACAGATAATATATTGAGATCAGATTCACAAAAGCTGTGACTCCACCATGAAAGAACAAAATCTTATTGTCTCTTTGAACTCTGTCCAACTGCCTAATTCAGAGAGCTAACCATACCAGCAGTGCACAACGCTTAAGCAGACTAGTTTCGATCATCTACCTCTAGTGATCAATAACCAAAGGTGCAAATATACACATGTGCAACAGGCACATTCAGATTTCAAGCTTCGGAAACTTGTGGTCATACTCATGATATTCCTTCATGTATAAGACCCCCTTCAAGCATTCAGGATTTGAAGCATAGCATTTTTCTTCCACAGAAAATGTCCCTGCAATTGTAATACAAGAAATATGGTGTTAAAAAGTTGCAAACCATATCAGAAAGAAATCTAGCATGTTTCGTTCACATCTGTACATTTAAGAGTAAGCAAACTTAGATAAAAACTATGTTTCTTAAAAGCAACATCAAACATAGCAAGATTACAGAGGTACCAAGCCATAAAACACCAAGGTACATGCTTTTGCATATTCAGTGGACAAATTCACCACCAAGGGTATACTGTTTCCTTGCAGAAAGGGAATAGTAACAAATGACATGTTTACTTACAGCATTGAACATCCTTTGtgcgatttctttttcttcttttctcttaGTGTAGTTGGAGGCTGGATTATTACCTTGATGGCAGCATCAAACACAGCTTTGACATTCTACATGTTAGTGAAATATTCCAAAGTAAGCAAGATGCAACTGCGAGTTACAAGATTTCATAATACAAAGCATGGTCCATCAAGtagtgccgccgccggagaggagCCTGGCCGCCGGATAGGAGCCTGGCCGCCGGGACAGGAGGGGAGCGCCGacgggagaggaggggcgcgcgccgccgtggggaggcccgccgccgggagaggagaggagggccgcgccgccgtgggGAGGCCTGCCGCTGGGAGAGGAGCTGGCCGCCGGGAGAGGGGagcgccgccgggagaggaggggcgcgccgccgtgggGAGGCCCGCCGCCGAAGAGGAGCCTGGCCGCCGGGACAGGAGGGGagcgccgccgggagaggaggggcgcgcgccgccgtggggaggcccgccgccgggagaggagaggagggccgcgccgccgtgggGAGGCCTTCCGCTGGGAGAGGAGCTGGCCGCCGGGATAGGAGGGGAGCACCACCGGGAGTGGAGTCtggacgccgccgcctggaAATCGCGCCGGGAGAGGAGCgcgcaaaaaaaaagagtgcaGGAAGGGGACGCGGGAACGCAACTCGGGCGGATTGGGGGAACACTGCGGTCGCGAAAATATGCGGGGAGATGGAGCGTTTTTTCGCGTCCCCAATTTTTTGGGGGAGTTTtagtggactgttggagttcattttttctctttttttccctaaaataGATATTAGgagtaagattagcagtctcttggagttgctcttagggcTGCatggttttctttcttttgaaacCATCGTTGTGAGGTTTTTGATGTGTTTGTGGCACAAAAGTTAGCCTCATTTACTTTTGTTCTCCATAGATATTCTGTTCGACCTTAGGTTG from Setaria italica strain Yugu1 chromosome VII, Setaria_italica_v2.0, whole genome shotgun sequence includes the following:
- the LOC111257969 gene encoding uncharacterized protein LOC111257969; protein product: MDHAIDIHASSKKPALESKQQMIREFWRKKQEEIEAIEDFSKHAIPMRRLKKVISANKGKIMMRFDTPSFLTKVCEIFVQELSFRAWMCAHSQDRGVILDSDIADAVASIEPYDFFNNVLPTDLEEYNSSLRSKPIKKHHHLLIDKPSTPTHLPSDQYQMPQFIPQSVGHSTCVHISPPLSPKTGCRVPLSLTCVPQEPYPLMPTTITPAPIVSGRMVFLRNNISNNVDILGVTTPLPVPPSAQPNIPNNRYISTIASTSSDCVGYANTSNVVTQDGGSSALQCSSPSPIANNSGPIATCLNHMKPEVAQIKNDIHAHGTDGIDPEATTGVNDGQNQHGSLDAEVSTIANVSGYSSNINWDEVDMADDSLLIEFWEDIFMNKDPAPSPTATSTTDHVPFPCDMPKLEGFGHELYLLDDIVSSASTSRRLS